One genomic window of Tepidamorphus gemmatus includes the following:
- the tgt gene encoding tRNA guanosine(34) transglycosylase Tgt, with product MNVPHSFSIHARDGAARLGTLAFHRGAVRTPAFMPVGTAATVKAMFPETVRATGADIVLGNTYHLMLRPGAERVAELGGLHRFMNWPRPILTDSGGFQVMSLSSLRKLTEDGVIFRSHLDGSEHRLSPERSVEIQRLLGADITMQLDECVALPCADAEAERAMELSLRWAERSKRAFGSDSSRALFGIVQGGTVPALRLRSAAGLVDIGFDGYAVGGLAVGEPQAVMLETLDVTVPALPADRPRYLMGVGTPEDILLSVMRGIDMFDCVMPTRAGRHGQAYTRRGRINLRNARHADDPRPLDEESDCPAARDYSRAYLHHLIKAGEMLGAMLLTWANVHYYQQLMDGIRAAIAAGRLADHAEAIRRAWAAGDIPPRG from the coding sequence ATGAACGTTCCGCACAGCTTCAGCATCCATGCCAGGGACGGCGCCGCCCGGCTGGGCACTCTGGCCTTCCATCGCGGCGCTGTGCGAACGCCGGCGTTCATGCCGGTCGGCACGGCTGCCACAGTCAAGGCGATGTTCCCGGAGACGGTGCGGGCGACCGGCGCCGACATCGTTCTCGGCAACACCTATCATCTGATGCTGCGGCCCGGCGCCGAGCGGGTCGCGGAACTCGGCGGACTGCACCGCTTCATGAATTGGCCGCGGCCGATCCTCACCGATTCCGGCGGTTTCCAGGTCATGTCGCTGTCAAGCCTGCGGAAGCTGACCGAGGACGGCGTCATCTTCCGTTCGCATCTCGACGGCAGCGAGCACAGGCTCAGCCCGGAGCGTTCGGTGGAGATCCAGCGGCTGCTCGGCGCCGACATAACCATGCAGCTCGACGAATGCGTTGCGCTGCCATGCGCCGACGCCGAGGCCGAGCGGGCGATGGAGCTGTCGCTCAGATGGGCGGAGCGCTCGAAGCGGGCGTTCGGCTCCGATTCCTCCCGCGCCCTGTTCGGGATCGTTCAGGGTGGAACGGTGCCGGCCCTGCGCCTGCGCTCGGCCGCCGGCCTCGTCGACATCGGTTTCGATGGCTATGCGGTCGGCGGACTCGCGGTCGGCGAACCGCAGGCGGTCATGCTGGAGACGCTCGACGTGACCGTTCCCGCGCTGCCTGCCGACCGGCCCCGCTATCTCATGGGCGTCGGGACCCCGGAGGACATCCTGCTGTCGGTGATGCGCGGCATCGACATGTTCGACTGCGTGATGCCGACACGGGCGGGACGCCACGGCCAGGCCTATACACGGCGCGGCCGCATCAACCTGCGCAATGCCCGTCATGCCGACGATCCGCGTCCGCTCGACGAGGAGAGCGACTGTCCTGCTGCCCGCGACTATTCGCGCGCCTATCTGCACCATCTGATCAAGGCGGGCGAGATGCTCGGCGCAATGCTGCTCACCTGGGCCAATGTCCATTACTACCAGCAGCTCATGGACGGCATCCGCGCAGCGATCGCAGCGGGGAGGCTCGCTGACCATGCCGAGGCGATTCGGCGCGCTTGGGCGGCAGGCGACATTCCGCCGCGCGGATGA
- the queA gene encoding tRNA preQ1(34) S-adenosylmethionine ribosyltransferase-isomerase QueA, translating to MRVDLFDFELPQERIALRPAEPRDAARLLAVRPGAIPELEDCGVLDLPRLLASGDLLVFNDTRVIPARLHGRRIGRGGTKPKIEATLHMRLDGSRWQAFVKPARKLQPGDVVRFGGEGRVCLLGMLDAVVEAKGEGGEVTLSFSFHGPALDQAIAELGELPLPPYIAARRPVDERDAVDYQTIFARVEGSVAAPTAGLHFTDRLLAALDQRGIGRVGVTLHVGAGTFLPVKADDTAAHRMHAEIGSVTPAAAELINRMRAAGGRIVAVGTTSLRLLESAASEDGRVRPFSGPTDIFITPGYRFRAVDVLLTNFHLPRSTLFMLVSAFSGLETMRRAYAHAIESGYRFYSYGDACLLFPGPTE from the coding sequence ATGCGCGTCGACCTGTTCGATTTCGAGCTTCCGCAGGAGCGCATCGCCCTGCGTCCGGCGGAGCCGCGCGATGCGGCGCGATTGCTCGCGGTGCGCCCCGGCGCGATACCGGAGCTCGAGGATTGCGGCGTCCTCGACCTGCCGCGTCTGTTGGCGTCCGGCGACCTGCTCGTGTTCAACGACACCCGTGTCATCCCGGCGCGGCTGCACGGGCGCAGGATCGGGCGCGGCGGTACCAAGCCGAAGATCGAGGCGACGCTGCACATGCGCCTCGACGGCTCGCGCTGGCAGGCATTCGTCAAGCCGGCCCGCAAGCTGCAGCCGGGCGACGTCGTCCGCTTCGGCGGCGAGGGGCGCGTGTGCCTGCTCGGCATGCTCGACGCGGTGGTCGAGGCGAAGGGCGAGGGCGGCGAGGTGACGCTTTCCTTTTCCTTCCACGGTCCCGCGCTCGACCAGGCGATTGCCGAGCTCGGCGAGCTGCCGCTGCCGCCCTACATCGCAGCGCGCAGACCCGTGGACGAGCGCGACGCCGTCGACTACCAGACGATCTTCGCCCGCGTGGAGGGGTCGGTCGCCGCCCCGACCGCCGGTCTGCACTTCACCGACCGACTGCTCGCCGCGTTGGACCAGCGCGGGATCGGCCGTGTCGGCGTCACCCTGCATGTCGGCGCAGGCACCTTCCTGCCGGTCAAGGCCGACGATACCGCGGCGCATCGCATGCATGCGGAAATCGGTTCCGTCACGCCTGCGGCGGCCGAATTGATCAACCGGATGCGGGCGGCTGGCGGGCGCATCGTCGCGGTCGGCACGACCTCGCTGCGCCTGCTGGAATCGGCAGCCTCGGAGGATGGGCGAGTCCGGCCGTTCTCGGGGCCAACCGACATCTTCATCACACCGGGCTACCGGTTCCGCGCAGTTGACGTGCTGTTGACCAACTTCCACCTGCCGCGCTCGACATTGTTCATGCTGGTTTCGGCCTTCTCCGGGCTGGAGACGATGCGGCGGGCCTATGCGCACGCCATCGAGTCGGGCTATCGCTTCTACTCCTATGGCGATGCCTGCCTGCTGTTTCCGGGGCCGACCGAATGA
- a CDS encoding DUF4864 domain-containing protein, translated as MVDSQSMFRVRAWRRWLLVVAGAVMFASVSATASAEKNRDATDVQHIIADQIAAFAAGDSARAFAHAAPSIQMRFRTPAIFMRMVEQGYEPVFRPRSFAFADFTAEGNRALQMLEVVGPDGAFWVAVYTLEKQPDGTWRISGCYLRPGTGA; from the coding sequence ATGGTCGACAGTCAAAGCATGTTCCGGGTACGGGCCTGGCGTCGCTGGCTGCTTGTGGTGGCTGGCGCGGTGATGTTCGCCAGTGTCTCGGCGACCGCCTCCGCCGAGAAGAACCGCGACGCCACCGACGTCCAGCACATCATCGCCGACCAGATCGCCGCATTCGCGGCCGGAGACAGCGCCCGCGCCTTCGCCCACGCCGCCCCGTCGATCCAGATGCGCTTCCGCACTCCGGCGATTTTCATGCGGATGGTCGAACAAGGTTATGAGCCGGTCTTCCGTCCGCGCAGCTTTGCCTTCGCCGACTTCACGGCAGAGGGCAACCGCGCCTTGCAGATGCTCGAAGTTGTCGGTCCCGACGGCGCCTTCTGGGTCGCGGTCTATACCCTCGAGAAACAGCCGGACGGAACCTGGCGCATCAGCGGCTGCTACCTGCGACCCGGGACCGGGGCCTGA